The Rahnella aquatilis CIP 78.65 = ATCC 33071 genomic sequence GACTGAGTGGGGGCAGTTTTATCTAAATCCGACTTATTCAACAAAGCCTCGAAAAAGGCGCCGCAAAGAAAGCCCTTTGCATAATAAGTTATAAGCATATGCTCTTAATTTAGTAGGCCATTAAATGGCATGTGCTGCCACTATTGTCGCAGCACACGTGTCTAATAACCTATAATGGTTCCATGCACATTACGTTAACAAGATTATTGCCAGTCATATCATCCGCCATGATATTTAGAGATACATTGTATCCCCAGTATCCATTTGGACTATTATATGTAGTCCAGTAGGTATCACTTACGAAGCCCCCACCATTATATTTACTCAGGTCTCTCCATTCACCCAAATGACCGGGTTGATTATTTCCATCCGAAGAGGTTAAATCATCAAAGCCAGGCATTTCTGCTGAGTTTTGTTGACAATAGTTAACTCCATCATCGTGATTCTTTAAATCTGCAATATTCGTAAACCATTTTTTAACTGTAAATTCATAAAGTTGCTTTTCTCCCTTACCATTTTTTGGCGTTGCTGTAATAGTGACCTTGTTTTTATTACCTTTGCCGGTAAAGGTCACTACTCCGTTGGTATCTACAGAAACCCATGTAGCATCAGACACCCAGTCAAAATCCTTTGCATCACCATTACTAATATCAAATGCGAAGGATGCACCTTTAAATCCTGTTCCAGGGAAACCCAATGTTGAGGCCACACTTAATGCCAAATCATTGCCCTGGACGTCAATACCGCTAAGTTGTGGAATTGCGGCCAGAGTAGCCGTGCCCTGCAGGCTGCCAATCGGGTTGCCGCCGAACTGCGGTGTCACGGTGAAGGTGTCGGCCTGGATCCCCATGAGGGTGGCGGTGTAAACGCCGGTGGTGCCGGTCTCGGTAAGGGCGCTGACTGTGACGCGGCCAGTGGCCGGCGCCGTGCCGTTGCTGTCGCGAACGGCGAAGGCGACCTGCGCGGCCTGGCCGGTTATGGCATTGCCGTTAGCATCGCGGACCGTCAGGGTCAGGGTGGCGGGCGTGGCACCGTCGGCGGGCACGGAGGCGGGGGAGACGGTCAGGCCTGACAGTGTCCCGCCCGGTACTGAGCTCTCTATGTTTACTTTAGAAGAGGGCAATTTATAATCATTTAGTTCAGGAGTGATAGTCAAAAGGTCTGGACTGCTGCCTGCAGTAATAGTTATTTCATAAATACCGGGGGATTTTTTGATCGGTTCAGAAACAACTGTTTTTAAGTTATTCCTGGAGCTGATTATAAATTTTAAGAACGATGTGGGTACATCAATATAATTATCATTATTGTCTTTGAGTGTGAGCACTAAAAGTTGAGTACTTTTCCCATCCGCAGGAAGGTTACTTGCGTTTGGTAAAAAAGTACTTTTATCTTGGCTTATTACCGGGGCCATGACACTAACTTGTGTCTCACTTTTGCGAGAGTGATTTCCCTTTAAGTCAATTGCGGTGCCATTGATTATATATGCATTAACCGATTTCCCATCAAACTGGTAATAGGGGAGGGTTATTACATAATTATTTGAATTTAGTTGTGTAATTTTTCCACCATTAGAATAAAATTCGGGAGCAACCCATTCAATTCGATCCAAACCATACTTACTATCAACACTAACTTCTAATGGTTTTTTTTCACCAGGATAACCAGTAATTAGTTTAGCTACACGCAGGCGGATAGTCTCTTTTTTACGATATTCAAGTATTATATTATTGTTTCGATCAACAAGATCATAACGTGAGCCAGCCAATGTACGCATGGTTGATACATAATCAGTTGTAATTTGTTGCTGCCACGGCACACCAATTTTGTAGTTTAACTGCATACTTAGTTGAGAGTCATTCTGACCGGATTTACCTTGACGCTCCTCAGCACTAAATGTGACCAAAGGTATTGGAGTATAGTTAATAGAAGCAGAAATAGCATTTGGGTTGCGTTTGCGGTGTTCCTTACCAAACAAGTCAACCTCATTTCCATAATACTGCTCATATTTCAATTTCGCCCCTAACTGAGGGACATCTGGTAACCATGCTTGAGCATGTAAGTCCCAACCATTCGCCGGGCGTGCTTGATAATCTCTAACATCTGGCGAATCTTTCCAGTTTGTAATGCGGATATAACTGTTCGCACCTAGTTTAACAAAATCACGCCAGTATTCGATCCCTAAACCTGTACGAACATAGCCCCTGGATAAATCATCATCCAAAAAAATGTTTCCGCCATACATTGAGGAAGAATCAAAACTACGTAAACCAAGCCCGAAGTTTATTTGGCTTCTGTCATCGGTACGATGAATGCTTGATTGGTTAAATAAGAGAAATTCTTTATTTTCAAAAACGGGCAATAATAAATCTAGCTCAGAATTATCAAGAGAGAGATCTCGGTCAGTACCGATTTTGACTTTTGCAGTCCCAAAATGACTTAGCCAGTGCTGAACTTGCTCACTCGCCTCACTGGAAGCGAGTCCTAATGCCATTGAAGATGCAGTTGTGCTATTCGGATCATGTGAAAAAAAAGTACCAGTCTGAGAAGCTATATTTGCTACAGATTGTGTATTGGCAAATTTGTCAGGGGCTTTATTGACTGATCTATTTCCATTTTGTTCTGAGGCCGAAAAAAAACGAGATTTTGATGATTGTAAGGGAATGTCAATTTCATCACCTTGCTTCAAGTGATTGAAACCATGAGAAAATGTTCTGAACTCATTGATTTCGCGAAGTTTCGACAAAGGAATTCCTAGTTTAATGGCAACAGTTGAAACAGTTTCACCATAAGAAAGAACATAGGGTTCAGTATCGTAAGTATAATTTTCATACTTACCCACTGGATTTTGAGATGCATTTTCTTCAGCAACTGCTTGCGGGGGGTAAAAAAAGGCCAGTGACAATATACACTGCATTATAAAGTAGACAGTGAACATCGTCCTAAAGGAGCATAGATTATGTATAGTGTGTTTAGCAGCAGTTGTTTTCATGATTTTTGACCATCAATTCTTGACCGTAAAATGAGATTTCTTACACCAACTTGAGGTTGATGGACTAATAATATAATCGCGGATAACCCTTTTAAAAAAATTGGCTCGCTTTACTTTTTAGATCTAAATGGGAATGATGTTTTATGATGAATATATTCTGCTTCACTACATTTATCTGAAATTACTAATCTTTAAAAAACACTCGACCATTTATGTTGCCTGTTTTATAACTTTTTGCTATAGGAAGCACCTCTATTTATATGATATTGAACATTCTAAACAAAAGTGTACTGCAACTAACATATGTATTAAGGAAAACCAGCCTTTCCATAATGGAATCAATCATCGGAATGAGCCTAATCACGAGAGAGGTATAAATGCAATAGGCGATATAAAAATTGTGAGCAGACTAATCACAGGATAATAAAAGTGGGTAGTTCAGTTTTTTTATTCGTTTTGACCTGCCCCCAGGATTAGATAAAACGCTCAGTTAGTCATGTCGGATCCTTGACCCGTTCCCCGTATATGATCCATTCATAATGAGGAATAACCGGCTTCTGACCCGCTCCCCGTATGTGATCCATTCATAATCAGGAATAACCGGCTTTGTGTTGGTTGTGTATTCTGGCAACCGGCAGACTTCTCAGCAAATTCTGACGGGGTCATCCAGCCCAGCGCAGAATGGGGACGACTCTGGTTATCGTGTATGCGCCAGGCCTCGTTTTTGCACCGTGCATCCTCCGAAGACATGAACCCGTTCTCGTTCAGGCATTCCTGCCGCAACCTGCCGTTGAAGTACTCGACCGTAGCGTTGTCCGTCGGTGTTCCCAGGCGTGAGAAGTCGATCCTTATCCTTCTTTCATATCCCCACCTGTCCAGTTTTTTCCCTGCAAATACAGAACTATTATCAGTTTTCAGCAACTGCGGTGAAGGACGCCTGAGGAAATAACTGAGAGGGGGCAGTTTTATCTAAACCCGACTTATTCAACAAAACCCCTTTTC encodes the following:
- a CDS encoding inverse autotransporter beta domain-containing protein, which gives rise to MSLAFFYPPQAVAEENASQNPVGKYENYTYDTEPYVLSYGETVSTVAIKLGIPLSKLREINEFRTFSHGFNHLKQGDEIDIPLQSSKSRFFSASEQNGNRSVNKAPDKFANTQSVANIASQTGTFFSHDPNSTTASSMALGLASSEASEQVQHWLSHFGTAKVKIGTDRDLSLDNSELDLLLPVFENKEFLLFNQSSIHRTDDRSQINFGLGLRSFDSSSMYGGNIFLDDDLSRGYVRTGLGIEYWRDFVKLGANSYIRITNWKDSPDVRDYQARPANGWDLHAQAWLPDVPQLGAKLKYEQYYGNEVDLFGKEHRKRNPNAISASINYTPIPLVTFSAEERQGKSGQNDSQLSMQLNYKIGVPWQQQITTDYVSTMRTLAGSRYDLVDRNNNIILEYRKKETIRLRVAKLITGYPGEKKPLEVSVDSKYGLDRIEWVAPEFYSNGGKITQLNSNNYVITLPYYQFDGKSVNAYIINGTAIDLKGNHSRKSETQVSVMAPVISQDKSTFLPNASNLPADGKSTQLLVLTLKDNNDNYIDVPTSFLKFIISSRNNLKTVVSEPIKKSPGIYEITITAGSSPDLLTITPELNDYKLPSSKVNIESSVPGGTLSGLTVSPASVPADGATPATLTLTVRDANGNAITGQAAQVAFAVRDSNGTAPATGRVTVSALTETGTTGVYTATLMGIQADTFTVTPQFGGNPIGSLQGTATLAAIPQLSGIDVQGNDLALSVASTLGFPGTGFKGASFAFDISNGDAKDFDWVSDATWVSVDTNGVVTFTGKGNKNKVTITATPKNGKGEKQLYEFTVKKWFTNIADLKNHDDGVNYCQQNSAEMPGFDDLTSSDGNNQPGHLGEWRDLSKYNGGGFVSDTYWTTYNSPNGYWGYNVSLNIMADDMTGNNLVNVMCMEPL
- a CDS encoding integrase core domain-containing protein → MLKTDNSSVFAGKKLDRWGYERRIRIDFSRLGTPTDNATVEYFNGRLRQECLNENGFMSSEDARCKNEAWRIHDNQSRPHSALGWMTPSEFAEKSAGCQNTQPTQSRLFLIMNGSHTGSGSEAGYSSL